The proteins below are encoded in one region of Nocardioides marmorisolisilvae:
- a CDS encoding RHS repeat-associated core domain-containing protein has product MSRVAGKDGTWTADGNSWRATFASTGDGDGAEQIDQDGVHFSFTPVGATAGVQPSVTGSTAQYAGAWPGTEVADEVTATGIKESIVLTGPSAPSSYTFDLTGAVARPDGSGGAKIVSGGKALGSVPAPSVTAAGSSDATERSSVTLSAANGSLQISIDSGWLASLPRSAFPVSIDPTYQPYGFAPASSSVHAYAKDGTLATGSVRLGANAEGPWDSAIKVPLPAPPAEQNSQPWQLGYAAMVISCPSACALSDIYAYNEASEPTSYGSVQSGGVVPAHFDGSFDQLYLFAGNSTYANGNRPWLGVRANDPSGAYVQVPYSDMHFDYIYYELPPPTKLTSPADGSVIATTTPLLKTNVTDRQICASIGSGTTCDEPYNVNYDFTISTAPHGQAGATVVDSGWLEGPYTEAQNGDFTLGTPQWRVPPGSLVDGATYYAWVAITNNLILYPSDAVDGRILITPPYIGEVSFKVKLRLGAGGPSPTDTVGSLPGSSPAPSSGMPSPGSSASSETVNMATGDLAASVGTPQMEAVGGQAGIKLHYDSIQSSTSGTAAAGGSNYGLRGEYYHDDGSHDFPASSPAGTRIDPMINFLGGYGTTPIGGIAPDWGTAGAGYMVRWVGRLSLPTTSAAVPSGTTVNIGGTTTGGMRIKFGGATVYDDWDGTSAPSGSRGFGTGAFSPGTAAAAEVDLWDPNDASVTRSKLWVNEKFPDGTHAEFLIPSAWLTTSALGLPPGWSLSSDASIWTSASDLGAQVVLHAVTGATATFTRTDDGGGYLAPPGDDDSLTSGDGTLQLSTATGYVYVFNSDGALQSVTSADDDRHPAALKYGYGPATSADGSPVVLQTITDPVSSRQIDLRYGGDGACPSANAAPDGMLCEVDFWDGTSTEILYNANQQLSEVLNPGGAATLFAYTSANQLDAIRDSLANDYITAGQPGSSACTPSTSATTCPFDTVIDYDSSGRVKSVAQPAPEPINGPPTPTRTYTYQPSTSTPGAGTTFLTIAGFDPSGNSSIPAGYASSETYDSQSRVTRKTSSDGLSSRTVWDDQDRPIIQVDASGEQTSTVYDVNSNATDTYGPAPSACFAAGSANPWPTDTSYASPPAPIEGYLPVSDPQNAAGCQTTVPHRHTTFDGGITGLGVVYWANGSFAGSPAKHGTGNGIGNDSGASCIDANSGTSNDSLCASWPAGTSPGSTDAQGNWSMKLTGDLSIPSSGTYEFDGADNQAMSLLIDGAPAGTNVVYSPTGAVQSVKATFSQQVSLDAGEHTIELDILGDSGQQTAYTLSDFKTGGSEAAAPIALSNTDPNYALATSVTDPDGKVSTTGYTASNGIDAMYDLPTVKTAGVGGPNPLPTTTSYETPGADTYLRRISTTLPDGGKTTYGYWGASQALANAICNVPAGTNEGGLLQSMTDPAPTPQDAAREQYFVYDAAGRKAARWVGPAGTALSNIPSSQWQCTTRDSRGRLLTQTWPAFGSAPARTVTYSYGVNGDPLASRVSDTAANGASISTVVDLRGRLSQYADSFSQVTVVAYDQAGQVVTVNGPNGTITKAYDPDTGNLSKVSVAGELLATAHYSGSTGQLTAVNYTNGTKATIGYDANGRKDSLVYTKASDGSLVTGDQVTDSPAGRITSELENIGGSLANPNPAGADATDYTYDAAGRLTKAYLPGSVADYGYGVSPGSDGCQQPDAGANTNRTTVTVTPHGGTPIATDSCYNDADQLTAAYARHDIALVGTSQAGQNPGLLAQNTPISLDYPSGTDDGDLALLAVTVPKGTTITTPTGYSVVGSYTTSKLLGTNATVELLRHTFTTPESSVSVAFSQKAPETAILAVYRGTDPSDPIDALSNGITNSGTSVTAPSVTTTLPNDRLVVFDGAAGSSASTWTAPPGTDLRSSAASGGSVTSISADATQADAGPTPAETSTASATGALVSVLVALKPEVDTSTSAYDAHGNQTKDGDTTYTYDASDRLASTTIDATTTTYTYDAVGRLVVRSSGGTATTYGYGAFNSAPIDTRSGAVIEQLVSLPGGVTDTIQTAGAYRPVTASRILDTATGTGVAQGKVAAHGTVELQVAGVAGVATANLSAVAINLAAVDPATSGQLVAYADGTAQTGTPNVSFAAGQTVGNLAIVPVGADGKIAVYNDSSGSTDLLGDVEGFYESGTALNAGSFVPVDAAPVLDTASGTGVPQGAAAPGSTTDLTISGVGGVPTSNVSAVVMTVTASSSTSPGTITVYPDGSSRPATSNLDYSSGQAIANTVIVPVDSTGQVDFYNDSTGSAQLAAYIVGYYRSGPSGSNSGSYHPLAPTQILDTSSGTGAPQGAVAADGSLGLQVDGVAGVPSSCVSAVALNLTASSGTSSGSLVAYPAGSAEPDTANLDYASGQPIAGLAIVAVSAGGKVDIANRSSGTVQIAADVVGYTECDAGADHDDLWSYADLHGNTTATADDAGDRVGQVINYDPWGTPMANPVSAGNAAVTANFTSFGADAKITDPDSGITIMGARAYNPAEARFTSVDPMQGGCANGYVYSFGDPYTQPDLTGNNCGNILKASGLLAGTAATGIGAAILMAPEESVALETAGLFLGIYAAGADLVGCVHDRDAAACVGAGIGIAAAGSGIGSIIAAAHSSTIKSLYDALGANLGLGGFVSDFVTSAESVGCGIKNLFT; this is encoded by the coding sequence TTGTCCCGTGTTGCGGGCAAGGACGGGACCTGGACCGCTGATGGGAACAGTTGGCGCGCCACCTTCGCGTCGACGGGCGATGGGGATGGCGCGGAGCAGATCGACCAGGATGGCGTTCATTTCAGCTTCACGCCGGTGGGAGCAACGGCGGGTGTGCAGCCGTCCGTGACAGGATCGACCGCGCAGTATGCGGGGGCGTGGCCGGGCACGGAGGTGGCCGACGAGGTCACCGCAACTGGTATCAAGGAGAGCATCGTTCTTACCGGGCCCTCAGCGCCGTCGAGCTATACCTTCGATCTGACCGGTGCGGTGGCGCGGCCCGATGGAAGCGGCGGCGCGAAAATCGTTTCGGGCGGGAAGGCCCTCGGCTCGGTTCCTGCTCCGAGCGTCACGGCTGCTGGCTCATCGGATGCGACCGAGCGGTCCAGTGTCACCCTGTCTGCTGCGAACGGATCGCTGCAGATCTCGATCGATTCTGGCTGGCTGGCGTCGTTGCCACGGTCGGCCTTTCCAGTGAGCATCGATCCCACCTACCAGCCCTACGGTTTCGCACCGGCGTCCTCGAGCGTTCACGCCTACGCCAAGGACGGCACGTTGGCCACCGGCTCGGTGAGACTCGGGGCCAACGCTGAGGGGCCGTGGGACTCCGCGATCAAGGTTCCGCTGCCTGCGCCGCCGGCTGAGCAGAACAGCCAGCCGTGGCAGCTCGGGTACGCGGCGATGGTGATCTCGTGTCCGAGCGCCTGCGCGCTGAGCGATATCTACGCCTATAACGAAGCGAGCGAGCCGACGAGCTATGGATCGGTGCAGTCGGGGGGAGTGGTGCCGGCGCACTTCGATGGGAGCTTCGATCAGTTGTACCTGTTCGCCGGCAACTCCACCTATGCCAATGGCAACCGCCCGTGGCTAGGTGTGAGGGCGAACGACCCGTCTGGCGCGTATGTGCAGGTTCCCTACAGCGACATGCATTTCGATTACATCTACTACGAGTTGCCGCCGCCAACGAAGCTGACTTCGCCGGCAGATGGCAGCGTGATCGCTACGACCACGCCGCTGCTGAAAACCAACGTGACCGACAGGCAGATCTGTGCGTCCATCGGCAGCGGAACCACCTGCGATGAGCCATACAACGTCAACTACGACTTCACGATCAGCACCGCGCCGCACGGGCAGGCGGGCGCGACAGTGGTGGACTCCGGATGGCTCGAGGGGCCATATACCGAGGCCCAGAATGGCGACTTCACCCTGGGAACGCCGCAGTGGCGTGTCCCTCCGGGGTCGCTGGTCGACGGGGCCACCTACTACGCGTGGGTGGCGATCACGAACAATCTGATCCTCTATCCCAGTGACGCCGTCGATGGTCGCATCCTGATCACGCCGCCTTACATCGGGGAGGTCTCATTCAAGGTCAAGCTCAGACTGGGCGCCGGTGGGCCCTCGCCGACCGACACGGTCGGCTCGCTGCCGGGTAGTAGCCCTGCGCCCAGTTCGGGCATGCCTTCTCCGGGTAGCTCAGCGTCGAGTGAGACGGTGAACATGGCGACCGGCGATCTGGCAGCGTCGGTGGGAACGCCCCAGATGGAGGCGGTCGGCGGCCAGGCGGGTATCAAGCTCCACTATGACTCGATCCAGTCCTCGACGTCCGGCACCGCAGCTGCTGGCGGGTCCAACTATGGGTTAAGGGGCGAGTACTACCACGACGATGGCAGCCACGACTTCCCTGCGAGCAGCCCGGCCGGTACGCGGATCGACCCGATGATCAACTTCCTCGGCGGATATGGGACGACCCCGATCGGCGGGATCGCGCCCGATTGGGGTACTGCGGGTGCGGGCTACATGGTTCGGTGGGTCGGCCGGCTGAGCCTGCCTACGACCTCGGCGGCGGTCCCGTCGGGGACCACCGTCAACATCGGCGGCACGACCACCGGCGGGATGCGGATCAAGTTTGGTGGCGCGACGGTGTACGACGACTGGGACGGCACTTCTGCGCCCAGCGGAAGCCGTGGGTTCGGGACCGGTGCATTCTCCCCGGGGACCGCGGCTGCTGCGGAGGTGGACTTGTGGGATCCCAACGATGCTTCAGTGACCAGGAGCAAGTTGTGGGTCAACGAGAAGTTCCCCGACGGGACGCACGCCGAGTTCCTGATCCCGTCAGCATGGCTCACAACGTCTGCGCTCGGTCTCCCGCCCGGTTGGAGCCTGTCGAGTGACGCCTCAATCTGGACCAGCGCGTCCGACCTGGGCGCGCAGGTCGTGCTACATGCGGTGACCGGGGCAACGGCTACGTTCACCCGCACCGACGACGGCGGCGGCTACCTCGCTCCTCCAGGTGACGACGACTCCCTGACCTCTGGTGATGGCACGCTCCAATTGTCGACGGCCACGGGTTACGTCTACGTGTTCAATAGCGATGGCGCGCTCCAATCGGTGACCTCGGCCGACGATGACCGCCACCCGGCAGCCCTCAAGTATGGATACGGTCCGGCGACGTCGGCCGACGGCAGCCCGGTCGTGCTTCAGACCATCACCGACCCGGTCTCGAGCCGGCAGATCGACCTCCGCTACGGCGGCGATGGCGCATGCCCCTCTGCCAACGCTGCACCCGATGGGATGCTCTGCGAAGTCGACTTCTGGGATGGCACGTCGACCGAGATTCTCTACAACGCGAACCAGCAGCTCTCCGAAGTGCTCAACCCGGGAGGCGCCGCTACCCTGTTCGCCTACACGAGCGCCAACCAACTCGACGCGATCCGCGACAGCCTGGCCAACGACTACATCACAGCGGGGCAACCGGGAAGCTCCGCGTGCACACCGTCCACCAGCGCCACCACCTGTCCATTCGACACGGTGATCGATTATGACAGCTCCGGTCGGGTCAAGTCGGTCGCTCAGCCAGCACCCGAGCCCATCAATGGCCCTCCGACCCCGACTCGCACTTACACCTATCAGCCCTCGACGTCGACACCGGGCGCGGGCACCACCTTCCTGACAATCGCAGGGTTCGACCCCAGCGGGAACAGCAGCATCCCCGCCGGTTATGCCTCCAGCGAAACCTATGACAGCCAGTCCCGAGTGACTAGGAAGACCTCCTCTGACGGGCTGTCATCGAGGACGGTCTGGGACGACCAGGACCGTCCGATCATTCAAGTCGATGCGAGCGGCGAGCAAACCAGCACGGTCTACGACGTCAACTCCAACGCCACCGACACCTACGGGCCGGCGCCGTCGGCCTGCTTCGCCGCCGGGTCGGCGAACCCATGGCCGACCGATACGTCCTATGCGAGCCCACCCGCCCCGATCGAGGGCTATCTTCCGGTCTCGGACCCACAGAACGCCGCCGGGTGCCAGACCACGGTGCCACACCGGCACACGACCTTCGATGGCGGCATCACAGGGTTGGGCGTCGTCTATTGGGCAAATGGCAGCTTCGCGGGCTCGCCGGCGAAGCATGGCACCGGAAACGGGATCGGGAACGACTCCGGCGCGTCCTGCATCGATGCCAACTCCGGCACGAGCAACGACTCGCTATGTGCGAGTTGGCCAGCCGGCACAAGTCCGGGCAGTACCGACGCACAAGGCAATTGGAGTATGAAGCTCACCGGAGATCTCTCGATACCTTCATCGGGAACCTATGAGTTCGACGGCGCCGACAACCAGGCGATGAGCCTTCTCATCGACGGCGCCCCGGCGGGGACCAACGTTGTCTACAGCCCCACCGGCGCCGTGCAGAGCGTCAAGGCCACATTCAGCCAGCAGGTGAGCCTGGACGCAGGCGAACACACGATCGAACTCGACATCCTCGGGGACAGCGGCCAGCAGACCGCATACACGCTCAGCGACTTCAAGACCGGCGGATCTGAGGCTGCCGCGCCGATCGCCCTGAGCAACACCGATCCGAACTATGCGCTGGCTACCAGTGTCACCGACCCCGACGGCAAGGTCAGCACCACCGGGTACACGGCCAGCAACGGCATCGACGCCATGTATGACCTGCCGACAGTGAAAACGGCCGGGGTGGGGGGCCCGAACCCGCTACCGACCACGACGAGCTACGAGACTCCGGGCGCGGACACCTACCTGCGACGCATCTCCACCACGCTCCCTGACGGCGGCAAGACCACCTACGGCTACTGGGGTGCCTCACAGGCCCTGGCCAACGCGATCTGCAATGTTCCTGCGGGCACGAACGAGGGCGGTCTGCTCCAGTCGATGACCGACCCCGCTCCGACCCCGCAGGACGCCGCTCGCGAGCAGTACTTCGTCTATGACGCCGCCGGCCGCAAGGCGGCACGGTGGGTCGGCCCGGCAGGCACTGCGCTATCGAATATCCCCAGCTCACAGTGGCAGTGCACCACCCGTGACAGCCGTGGCCGGCTGCTCACCCAGACCTGGCCGGCTTTCGGAAGTGCTCCTGCGCGCACCGTGACCTACAGCTACGGCGTGAATGGAGATCCGCTCGCCTCGCGGGTATCTGACACCGCGGCAAACGGCGCGTCGATTTCAACTGTCGTCGATCTACGCGGCCGGCTCAGCCAGTACGCCGACTCCTTCTCCCAGGTCACGGTTGTCGCCTACGACCAGGCCGGTCAGGTGGTCACCGTCAATGGACCAAACGGCACCATCACCAAGGCATACGATCCCGACACCGGCAATCTTTCCAAGGTCAGCGTCGCGGGCGAGTTGCTCGCCACCGCCCATTACTCAGGGAGCACCGGCCAGTTGACCGCGGTGAACTACACCAACGGCACCAAGGCGACCATCGGCTATGACGCCAACGGCCGCAAGGACAGCTTGGTCTACACCAAGGCCAGTGACGGCTCGCTGGTGACCGGCGATCAGGTGACCGACTCCCCAGCAGGACGGATCACCAGTGAGCTGGAGAACATCGGCGGCTCACTGGCCAATCCCAACCCTGCAGGAGCGGACGCCACCGATTACACCTATGACGCGGCCGGCCGGCTCACCAAGGCGTACCTGCCAGGTTCGGTGGCCGACTACGGATACGGGGTCAGCCCGGGCTCGGATGGTTGTCAGCAGCCCGACGCCGGCGCGAACACGAACCGGACGACGGTGACGGTCACACCCCACGGTGGGACGCCGATCGCCACGGACAGCTGCTATAACGACGCCGATCAACTGACTGCCGCATATGCGCGCCACGACATCGCGCTCGTCGGGACGAGTCAAGCCGGCCAAAACCCCGGCCTGCTCGCGCAGAACACGCCGATCTCACTGGACTACCCATCCGGGACCGACGACGGCGATCTGGCGCTGCTCGCGGTCACCGTCCCCAAGGGCACAACCATCACGACCCCGACCGGCTACTCAGTCGTCGGCTCCTACACCACCAGCAAACTGCTCGGCACGAACGCCACGGTGGAACTGCTCCGCCACACCTTCACGACACCCGAGTCGAGCGTCAGCGTCGCCTTCAGCCAAAAGGCGCCCGAGACGGCCATCCTTGCCGTGTATCGGGGCACGGACCCATCGGATCCGATCGACGCGCTTTCCAACGGCATCACCAACTCCGGCACGAGCGTTACCGCACCAAGTGTGACCACGACGCTGCCCAACGACCGTCTCGTCGTCTTCGACGGAGCGGCCGGGAGCAGCGCCAGCACCTGGACCGCCCCGCCCGGCACAGACCTGCGATCGTCGGCTGCCAGCGGCGGCTCGGTCACCTCGATCTCCGCAGATGCCACCCAGGCCGACGCCGGGCCCACTCCTGCCGAAACCTCGACCGCCTCGGCAACCGGTGCTCTGGTGAGCGTCCTGGTGGCACTGAAGCCGGAAGTCGACACCTCGACGTCTGCCTACGACGCTCACGGCAATCAGACCAAGGACGGAGACACGACCTACACCTATGACGCGTCCGACCGGCTCGCCTCGACAACGATCGACGCAACCACCACCACGTACACATACGACGCTGTGGGCCGACTCGTGGTCCGCAGTAGCGGTGGCACGGCGACCACCTACGGCTACGGGGCCTTCAATTCCGCGCCCATCGACACCCGCAGCGGCGCCGTCATCGAACAACTGGTGTCGCTCCCCGGCGGCGTCACCGACACTATCCAGACTGCTGGTGCCTACCGGCCGGTGACCGCCTCCCGGATCTTGGACACGGCCACGGGCACGGGCGTCGCCCAGGGCAAGGTCGCGGCGCACGGGACCGTTGAGCTTCAGGTCGCGGGAGTTGCCGGCGTGGCGACAGCCAACCTCAGCGCGGTAGCGATCAATCTTGCCGCAGTAGACCCTGCTACCAGCGGGCAGCTGGTCGCCTACGCCGACGGGACAGCGCAAACCGGCACACCCAACGTGTCGTTCGCGGCCGGCCAGACGGTGGGCAACCTAGCCATCGTGCCTGTCGGTGCGGATGGGAAGATCGCGGTGTACAACGACTCCAGTGGGTCCACCGATCTGCTGGGCGATGTCGAGGGCTTCTACGAGTCGGGGACTGCGCTCAACGCCGGGTCCTTCGTCCCGGTGGACGCGGCGCCTGTGCTGGACACGGCCAGTGGGACCGGTGTTCCCCAGGGAGCGGCAGCGCCGGGGAGCACTACTGATCTGACGATCTCGGGGGTGGGTGGAGTTCCCACGTCCAACGTCTCGGCGGTTGTGATGACCGTGACCGCGTCGAGTTCCACCAGCCCGGGCACTATTACCGTCTACCCCGACGGCTCGAGTCGCCCGGCAACCTCGAACCTGGACTACAGCAGCGGCCAGGCGATCGCCAACACGGTGATCGTGCCCGTAGACAGCACCGGACAGGTCGACTTCTACAACGACTCAACCGGATCCGCGCAGCTCGCTGCGTACATCGTCGGCTATTACCGGTCCGGGCCCTCCGGCAGCAACTCCGGGTCCTATCATCCGCTTGCTCCTACACAGATCCTCGACACCTCGAGCGGGACCGGTGCGCCCCAGGGAGCCGTTGCGGCTGACGGGAGTCTTGGGTTGCAGGTCGATGGGGTGGCCGGGGTGCCTTCTTCGTGTGTCTCGGCGGTTGCGTTGAACTTGACCGCGAGCTCGGGCACGTCTTCGGGGAGCCTGGTCGCCTATCCTGCTGGATCGGCTGAGCCAGACACCGCGAACTTGGACTATGCAAGCGGTCAACCCATTGCGGGCTTGGCGATCGTGGCGGTTTCGGCCGGCGGCAAGGTCGACATTGCCAACAGGTCGAGCGGCACGGTCCAGATCGCTGCGGATGTGGTCGGATACACCGAGTGCGATGCCGGGGCCGACCACGATGATCTGTGGTCGTATGCCGACCTGCACGGCAACACCACCGCCACCGCTGACGACGCTGGCGACCGGGTCGGCCAGGTCATCAACTACGACCCCTGGGGCACACCCATGGCCAACCCGGTCAGCGCCGGGAACGCCGCAGTCACCGCGAACTTCACCAGCTTCGGCGCCGACGCCAAGATCACCGACCCCGACAGCGGGATCACCATCATGGGCGCCCGCGCCTACAACCCCGCCGAGGCCCGCTTCACCAGCGTCGACCCGATGCAGGGCGGATGCGCAAACGGCTACGTCTACTCCTTCGGCGACCCATACACCCAACCCGACCTCACCGGAAACAACTGTGGCAACATTTTGAAGGCTAGCGGACTGCTCGCGGGCACCGCAGCTACGGGGATTGGCGCGGCGATTCTAATGGCTCCAGAAGAATCAGTGGCTCTTGAAACGGCGGGTTTGTTCCTAGGGATTTATGCCGCTGGCGCTGATCTCGTTGGATGCGTCCATGACCGGGACGCAGCGGCATGCGTGGGCGCTGGAATTGGGATTGCTGCTGCCGGTTCGGGAATTGGCTCCATTATTGCGGCGGCACACAGCAGTACGATTAAGTCCCTCTACGACGCCCTAGGTGCGAACCTGGGCCTTGGTGGCTTTGTTTCAGATTTTGTGACGAGTGCAGAGTCAGTAGGTTGCGGGATCAAGAACTTGTTCACGTGA